The following are encoded in a window of Lates calcarifer isolate ASB-BC8 linkage group LG20, TLL_Latcal_v3, whole genome shotgun sequence genomic DNA:
- the LOC108893571 gene encoding uncharacterized protein LOC108893571 isoform X1, whose translation MSFTTACMYLSLSGVHCSSKMTVWWLALILLCYILNYVDSTPSHVPWNKYNSSFRLTKSTRTRVQQLLNRYKEQHLGNKNFEDRNRQLKDLPLLSTDFDSWLKLEDWERLHAAFWDMQAYWNMLEWKRKQLEREGKEQRVARTTLPQSIKHVQLDLRDLMSQVSSQMSYMKSSWVKPTSPTVRTALNPEPTSKTVWDSRVDGYIILRDLDLYLTKLARDFLLLASKTRL comes from the exons atgACTGTTTGGTGGCTGGCTCTCATTCTGCTTTGCTACATACTGAACTATGTGGACTCTACTCCGTCCCATGTCCCATGGAATAAATATAACAGCTCCTTTCGTCTCACTAAGTCCACCCGAACCCGTGTCCAACAGCTGCTGAACAGATAT AAGGAGCAGCATCTGGGAAACAAGAATTTTGAGGACAGAAACCGACAGTTGAAGGACCTGCCATTGCTCTCTACAGATTTCGACAGCTGGCTGAAGCTGGAG GATTGGGAACGACTGCATGCAGCTTTCTGGGACATGCAGGCCTACTGGAATATGCTGGAGtggaagagaaaacagctggagagggaggggaaagagCAGAGGGTGGCCCGCACCACTTTACCTCAGAGCATCAAGCACGTTCAGCTGGACCTGAGGGACCTGATGAGCCAAGTCAGCAGTCAG ATGAGTTACATGAAGAGCTCTTGGGTGAAGCCAACTTCTCCTACAGTACGGACAGCCCTCAACCCAGAACCCACCTCCAAAACAGTGTGGGATAGCCGAGTGGACGGTTACATCATCCTGCGGGATCTAGACCTTTACCTCACCAAGCTGGCAAGAGACTTCCTCCTGCTGGCTTCCAAAACACGTCTATGA
- the LOC108893571 gene encoding uncharacterized protein LOC108893571 isoform X2 encodes MCLFQMTVWWLALILLCYILNYVDSTPSHVPWNKYNSSFRLTKSTRTRVQQLLNRYKEQHLGNKNFEDRNRQLKDLPLLSTDFDSWLKLEDWERLHAAFWDMQAYWNMLEWKRKQLEREGKEQRVARTTLPQSIKHVQLDLRDLMSQVSSQMSYMKSSWVKPTSPTVRTALNPEPTSKTVWDSRVDGYIILRDLDLYLTKLARDFLLLASKTRL; translated from the exons atgtgtttgtttcagatgACTGTTTGGTGGCTGGCTCTCATTCTGCTTTGCTACATACTGAACTATGTGGACTCTACTCCGTCCCATGTCCCATGGAATAAATATAACAGCTCCTTTCGTCTCACTAAGTCCACCCGAACCCGTGTCCAACAGCTGCTGAACAGATAT AAGGAGCAGCATCTGGGAAACAAGAATTTTGAGGACAGAAACCGACAGTTGAAGGACCTGCCATTGCTCTCTACAGATTTCGACAGCTGGCTGAAGCTGGAG GATTGGGAACGACTGCATGCAGCTTTCTGGGACATGCAGGCCTACTGGAATATGCTGGAGtggaagagaaaacagctggagagggaggggaaagagCAGAGGGTGGCCCGCACCACTTTACCTCAGAGCATCAAGCACGTTCAGCTGGACCTGAGGGACCTGATGAGCCAAGTCAGCAGTCAG ATGAGTTACATGAAGAGCTCTTGGGTGAAGCCAACTTCTCCTACAGTACGGACAGCCCTCAACCCAGAACCCACCTCCAAAACAGTGTGGGATAGCCGAGTGGACGGTTACATCATCCTGCGGGATCTAGACCTTTACCTCACCAAGCTGGCAAGAGACTTCCTCCTGCTGGCTTCCAAAACACGTCTATGA